A portion of the Juglans microcarpa x Juglans regia isolate MS1-56 chromosome 1D, Jm3101_v1.0, whole genome shotgun sequence genome contains these proteins:
- the LOC121251876 gene encoding early nodulin-75-like isoform X2 has product MATKYCLVLLFGVVLLSTASVLADHHEPPKHENKPPIHKPPLQGKPPKGEKPPPKHKPPTLLDNEDTKPFPEHKPPTHGEEPPKGKGKGEKPPPEHKPPHDQHPGRLLLESHSLDEQNSPSLAGKPPAKGAKPPSKHKQPTPLDKGEKPFPEHKPPTHGDEPPKSKGKGEKPPPGHKPVPHDHHPRDHSVEDAEDSHKPPRKLKPPTAGKKPPTPSRKPSGHKPPSAN; this is encoded by the exons ATGGCTACCAAATACTGCCTAGTGTTGCTCTTTGGAGTGGTGCTTCTCAGCACTGCCTCAGTACTAGCCGATCACCATGAGCCTCCCAAACACGAGAACAAACCTCCAATTCACAAGCCACCTTTGCAAGGCAAACCTCCTAAGGGAGAGAAACCACCACCAAAACACAAGCCACCAACCCTTCTTGATAATGAGGATACAAAGCCATTCCCAGAGCACAAGCCACCAACCCATG GTGAGGAACCTCCCAAGGGTAAGGGAAAGGGAGAGAAGCCACCTCCAGAGCACAAACCACCACATGATCAACACCCTGGACGACTTTTACTCGAGTCCCACTCCCTAGATGAACAAAATTCACCAAGTCTAGCTGGCAAGCCTCCGGCAAAGGGAGCAAAGCCACCTTCAAAACACAAACAACCAACCCCACTTGACAAGGGAGAGAAGCCATTTCCAGAGCACAAACCACCAACCCATGGTGATGAACCTCCCAAGAGTAAGGGAAAGGGAGAGAAGCCACCTCCAGGGCACAAGCCAGTACCTCATGATCATCACCCTAGAGACCATTCAGTTGAGGATGCAGAAGACTCCCACAAGCCACCCAGAAAGTTGAAGCCTCCAACTGCTGGAAAGAAGCCGCCAACTCCCTCTCGCAAGCCATCCGGCCACAAACCTCCGTCCGCAAACTAA
- the LOC121251888 gene encoding early nodulin-75-like isoform X1, whose translation MPKTSMTTHLLVLFLAVVVLTTSSSANYQYGKPPPIEKPPYQKPPPIVKPPPEHKPPTPVYEKPPPIIKPPPEHKPPTPVYEKPPPVVKPPPEHKPPAPVYEKPPPVVKPPPEHKPPTPVYEKPPPVVKPPPEHKPPTPVYEKPPPVVKPPPEHKPPTPVYEKPPPVVKPPPEHKPPTLPPIVEAPPKHPPLPPYGHDYPGHPPVEKGQDPHKPPQKVLPPPAPYKKPPTNA comes from the exons ATGCCAAAGACATCTATGACGACACACTTACTAGTGTTGTTTCTTGCAGTGGTGGTTCTCACCACTTCTTCCAGTGCTAATTATCAATATGGGAAGCCACCTCCTATTGAGAAGCCACC TTATCAAAAGCCTCCTCCCATCGTGAAACCACCCCCAGAACACAAGCCACCAACCCCAGTCTATGAAAAGCCTCCTCCTATCATTAAGCCACCCCCAGAGCACAAGCCACCCACCCCAGTCTATGAAAAGCCTCCTCCTGTCGTGAAGCCACCCCCCGAGCACAAGCCACCAGCCCCAGTCTATGAAAAGCCCCCTCCCGTCGTGAAGCCACCCCCCGAGCACAAGCCTCCAACCCCAGTTTATGAAAAGCCCCCTCCCGTCGTGAAGCCACCCCCCGAGCACAAGCCACCAACCCCAGTTTATGAAAAGCCCCCTCCCGTCGTGAAGCCACCCCCCGAGCACAAGCCCCCAACCCCAGTTTATGAAAAGCCCCCTCCCGTCGTGAAGCCACCCCCCGAGCACAAGCCACCCACTCTTCCTCCCATTGTAGAGGCACCGCCAAAGCACCCGCCATTGCCACCTTATGGTCATGACTATCCAGGACACCCTCCAGTCGAGAAGGGTCAAGACCCCCACAAACCACCCCAGAAGGTTTTGCCTCCTCCAGCACCGTACAAGAAGCCACCTACCAATGCCTAA
- the LOC121247190 gene encoding proline-rich 33 kDa extensin-related protein-like gives MSPKYMLLIMLLGVVLLTTHTLAYHHKPPHKRPPVEESPLEKDITTTLDGKSHKVGKEKEYKPPPKYKQPPTGTVGETDQQLETEVAFPAGHKTPRKAYPPVHKVPRQPPTIT, from the coding sequence ATGTCTCCCAAATACATGCTGCTAATAATGCTCCTGGGAGTGGTGCTTCTCACCACTCACACTCTTGCGTATCACCACAAACCACCACACAAGCGACCTCCAGTAGAGGAGTCCCCCCTTGAAAAAGATATCACGACAACCCTCGATGGGAAATCACACAAGGTGGGGAAGGAAAAGGAATACAAACCACCCCCAAAATACAAGCAGCCACCAACCGGTACCGTTGGTGAGACTGATCAACAACTTGAGACAGAAGTGGCATTCCCTGCAGGTCACAAGACGCCGCGTAAGGCTTACCCACCGGTTCACAAGGTACCCCGCCAGCCACCAACAATCACTTGA
- the LOC121251888 gene encoding early nodulin-75-like isoform X2, producing the protein MPKTSMTTHLLVLFLAVVVLTTSSSANYQYGKPPPIEKPPYQKPPPIVKPPPEHKPPTPVYEKPPPIIKPPPEHKPPTPVYEKPPPVVKPPPEHKPPAPVYEKPPPVVKPPPEHKPPTPVYEKPPPVVKPPPEHKPPTPVYEKPPPVVKPPPEHKPPTLPPIVEAPPKHPPLPPYGHDYPGHPPVEKGQDPHKPPQKVLPPPAPYKKPPTNA; encoded by the exons ATGCCAAAGACATCTATGACGACACACTTACTAGTGTTGTTTCTTGCAGTGGTGGTTCTCACCACTTCTTCCAGTGCTAATTATCAATATGGGAAGCCACCTCCTATTGAGAAGCCACC TTATCAAAAGCCTCCTCCCATCGTGAAACCACCCCCAGAACACAAGCCACCAACCCCAGTCTATGAAAAGCCTCCTCCTATCATTAAGCCACCCCCAGAGCACAAGCCACCCACCCCAGTCTATGAAAAGCCTCCTCCTGTCGTGAAGCCACCCCCCGAGCACAAGCCACCAGCCCCAGTCTATGAAAAGCCCCCTCCCGTCGTGAAGCCACCCCCCGAGCACAAGCCTCCAACCCCAGTTTATGAAAAGCCCCCTCCCGTCGTGAAGCCACCCCCCGAGCACAAGCCACCAACCCCAG TTTATGAAAAGCCCCCTCCCGTCGTGAAGCCACCCCCCGAGCACAAGCCACCCACTCTTCCTCCCATTGTAGAGGCACCGCCAAAGCACCCGCCATTGCCACCTTATGGTCATGACTATCCAGGACACCCTCCAGTCGAGAAGGGTCAAGACCCCCACAAACCACCCCAGAAGGTTTTGCCTCCTCCAGCACCGTACAAGAAGCCACCTACCAATGCCTAA
- the LOC121251876 gene encoding early nodulin-75-like isoform X1: MATKYCLVLLFGVVLLSTASVLADHHEPPKHENKPPIHKPPLQGKPPKGEKPPPKHKPPTLLDNEDTKPFPEHKPPTHGEEPPKGKGKGEKPPHDHHPGRLLLEFHSLDEQNSPSLAGKPPAKGAKPPPKHKPPTPLNKGEKPFPEHKPPTHGEEPPKGKGKGEKPPPEHKPPHDHHPGRLLLESQSLDEENSPSLAGKPPAKGAKPPPKHKPPTQLDIGEKPFPEHKPPTHGEEPPKGKGKGEKPPPEYKPPHDHHPGDHLVEDAKDSHKPPRKLKPPTVGKKPPTHSHKPPHKPPSAN; this comes from the coding sequence ATGGCTACCAAATACTGCCTAGTGTTGCTCTTTGGAGTGGTGCTTCTCAGCACTGCCTCAGTACTAGCCGATCACCATGAGCCTCCCAAACACGAGAACAAACCTCCAATTCACAAGCCACCTTTGCAAGGCAAACCTCCTAAGGGAGAGAAACCACCACCAAAACACAAGCCACCAACCCTTCTTGATAATGAGGATACAAAGCCATTCCCAGAGCACAAGCCACCAACCCATGGTGAGGAACCTCCCAAGGGTAAGGGAAAGGGAGAAAAGCCACCTCACGATCATCACCCTGGACGACTTCTACTCGAGTTCCACTCCCTAGATGAACAAAATTCTCCAAGTTTAGCTGGCAAGCCTCCGGCAAAGGGAGCAAAGCCACCTCCAAAACACAAACCACCAACCCCACTCAACAAGGGAGAGAAGCCATTCCCAGAGCACAAGCCACCAACCCATGGTGAAGAACCTCCCAAGGGTAAGGGAAAGGGAGAGAAGCCACCTCCAGAGCACAAGCCACCTCACGATCATCACCCTGGACGACTTCTACTCGAGTCTCAATCTCTTGATGAAGAAAATTCGCCAAGTTTGGCAGGCAAGCCCCCGGCCAAGGGAGCGAAGCCACCTCCAAAACATAAACCACCAACCCAACTCGACATTGGAGAGAAGCCATTCCCAGAGCACAAGCCACCAACCCATGGTGAAGAACCTCCCAAGGGTAAGGGAAAGGGAGAGAAGCCACCTCCAGAGTACAAGCCACCTCACGATCATCACCCTGGAGACCATTTGGTGGAGGACGCAAAAGATTCCCACAAGCCACCCAGAAAGTTGAAGCCTCCAACCGTCGGAAAGAAGCCGCCGACTCACTCTCACAAGCCACCCCACAAACCTCCATCTGCAAACTGA
- the LOC121247196 gene encoding uncharacterized protein LOC121247196, translating to MPVKVIVDELSLIDAPVSDDDLTLYVFNGLGSEFRDMVAHIRTRETALSFAELHDLLIGHEQYLKRMDGNNSTLVVTANSSQRKPFNRRLVTLQGIVRKCNLTLLLTVPLLRLHRMANGWLCDSAASHNITSDLANLSIHSDYDRQDEVVLGDGIGFQVANIGSTTISSISRSLPLNETLHDRMTEAVLMRGRCEGGVYPMELCSPQPQAHAVNLAGTLASFDC from the exons ATGCCTG TCAAGGTAATTGTTGATGAACTCTCTTTGATTGATGCACCAGTTTCGGATGATGATTTGACGTTATATGTGTTTAATGGACTTGGTTCTGAGTTTCGAGATATGGTAGCCCATATTCGCACGAGAGAAACTGCCTTGTCTTTTGCAGAATTGCATGATCTGTTAATTGGTCATGAACAATACCTCAAACGCATGGATGGAAACAATTCAACCCTAGTTGTCACTGCCAATTCCTCTCAACGGAAGCCCTTCAATCGTCG CCTGGTCACATTGCAAGGCATTGTGCGAAAATGCAATCTCACCCTGCTGCTAACTGTACCACTTCTTCGGCTCCATCGAATGGCAAATGGCTGGCTCTGTGATTCTGCTGCTTCTCATAATATTACGTCTGATTTGGCTAATCTCTCCATTCACTCTGACTATGATAGGCAAGATGAGGTTGTTCTTGGAGATGGCATAGGTTTTCAAGTTGCTAACATCGGTTCCACCACTATTTCCTCCATTTCTCGTTCTCTTCCTTTAAATGAAACTTTGCAT GATCGGATGACTGAAGCGGTGCTCATGCGAGGTCGGTGTGAAGGTGGAGTTTATCCCATGGAACTATGTTCTCCCCAACCTCAGGCACACGCTGTCAACTTGGCTGGAACTCTTGCCTCGTTTGATTGCTAG
- the LOC121247203 gene encoding early nodulin-75-like has protein sequence MTTKYCLVLLFGVVLLSTASVLADHHEPPKHENKPPIHKPPLQGKPPKGEKPPPKHKPPTLLDNEDTKPFPEHKPPTHGEEPPKGKGKGEKPPPEHKPPHDHHPGRLLLESHSLDEQNSPSLAGKPPAKGAKLPPKHKPPTPLDKGEKPFPEHKPPTHGEEPPKGKGKGEKPPPEHKPPHDHHPGRLLLEPQSLDEENSPSLAGKPPAKGAKPPPKHKPPTPLDIGEKPFPEHKPPTHGEEPPKGKGKGEKPPPEHKPPHDHHPGDHLVEDAKDSHKPPRKLKPPTVGKKPPTHSHKPPHKPPSAN, from the coding sequence ATGACTACCAAATACTGCCTAGTGTTGCTCTTTGGAGTGGTGCTTCTCAGCACTGCCTCAGTACTAGCTGATCACCATGAGCCTCCCAAACACGAGAACAAACCTCCAATTCACAAGCCACCTTTGCAAGGCAAACCTCCCAAGGGAGAGAAACCACCACCAAAACACAAGCCACCAACCCTTCTTGATAATGAGGATACAAAGCCATTCCCAGAGCACAAGCCACCAACCCATGGGGAGGAACCTCCCAAGGGTAAGGGAAAGGGAGAGAAGCCACCTCCAGAGCACAAGCCACCTCACGATCATCACCCTGGACGACTTCTACTCGAGTCCCACTCCCTAGATGAACAAAATTCACCAAGTTTAGCTGGCAAGCCTCCGGCAAAGGGAGCAAAGCTACCTCCAAAACACAAACCACCAACCCCACTCGACAAGGGAGAGAAGCCATTCCCAGAGCACAAGCCACCAACCCATGGTGAAGAACCTCCCaagggaaagggaaagggaGAGAAGCCACCTCCAGAGCACAAGCCACCTCACGATCATCACCCTGGACGACTTCTACTCGAGCCTCAATCCCTTGATGAAGAAAATTCGCCAAGTTTGGCTGGCAAGCCCCCGGCCAAGGGAGCGAAGCCACCTCCAAAACATAAACCACCAACCCCACTCGACATTGGAGAGAAGCCATTCCCAGAGCACAAGCCACCAACCCATGGTGAAGAACCTCCCAAGGGTAAGGGAAAGGGAGAGAAGCCACCTCCAGAGCACAAGCCACCTCACGATCATCACCCTGGAGACCATTTGGTGGAGGATGCAAAAGATTCCCACAAGCCACCAAGAAAGTTGAAGCCTCCAACCGTCGGAAAGAAGCCGCCGACTCACTCTCACAAGCCACCCCACAAACCTCCATCTGCAAACTGA